One Anastrepha obliqua isolate idAnaObli1 chromosome 6, idAnaObli1_1.0, whole genome shotgun sequence DNA window includes the following coding sequences:
- the LOC129249880 gene encoding uncharacterized protein LOC129249880, translated as MYRCVRVSAPDNMLQCILWRDSPESDIKVYKLDTVTYGTKPAAFLAIRAMHQLASDESSSYPLGSQIVKRDFYVDDLISGGNSVEEVREMMHQTTSLLARGNFHLRKWCSNNPDVLHHISDAERETFLKFDDGSNITKTLGLTWDPFKDNLLFSLARHLGGTRNSKRSALSTIARCYDPLGLIGPTLTRAKILLQRMWRDKLEWDESLPLSLDTDCLEPLMNYMHFAMLVSKHSVFVSMRVQSKMTTLKFIFFVQRLVLPL; from the exons ATGTATCGTTGCGTTCGCGTCTCTGCACCCGACAACATGTTGCAGTGCATTTTGTGGCGGGACTCCCCTGAATCAGACATCAAGGTTTACAAGCTGGATACGGTTACGTATGGAACGAAGCCCGCAGCATTCCTAGCTATAAGAGCAATGCATCAACTAGCCTCCGATGAGTCCTCGTCTTACCCCTTGGGTTCACAAATTGTCAAACGCGATTTTTACGTAGATGACCTGATCTCCGGAGGAAATTCAGTTGAAGAAGTACGCGAGATGATGCATCAAACCACCAGTCTCCTTGCCCGTGGAAATTTTCATCTCCGGAAATGGTGCTCCAACAACCCAGACGTTCTTCATCACATTTCTGATGCAGAAAGGGAAACCTTCCTTAAATTCGATGACGGTAGCAATATTACGAAAACGTTGGGACTCACATGGGATCCTTTTAaagataatttgttgttttcctTAGCGCGACACCTTGGAGGCACCAGAAATTCTAAACGGTCTGCACTATCAACAATAGCTCGCTGTTACGACCCGCTAGGTTTAATCGGCCCCACCCTGACTAGGGCGAAAATTCTGTTGCAGCGAATGTGGAGAGACAAGCTCGAATGGGACGAGAGTTTACCGCTCTCACTGGACACAGATTG CCTGGAGCCACTCATGAACTACATGCATTTTGCGATGCTAGTCTCGAAGCATTCGGTGTTTGTGTCTATGCGCGTTCAGTCAAAGATGACAACGCTCAAGTTCATCTTCTTTGTTCAAAGGCTCGTGTTGCCCCTTTGA